The following proteins are encoded in a genomic region of Danio rerio strain Tuebingen ecotype United States chromosome 16, GRCz12tu, whole genome shotgun sequence:
- the LOC108179657 gene encoding uncharacterized protein LOC108179657 isoform b (isoform b is encoded by transcript variant 3) gives MRYTFKPDDCMVISIPLGSIRNMRDGQLMPEKFTCVFKDAYKVFLKGRPKELGAAQLSIGAFIICIGSLLSLDYSTVHLIYTLPSVLFIATGVMTFASGSSPFMPVVKLSFIFNIISLFWSITLLVLCPLLSAETSFDSSPDETRKLPMFIGLKAVIGVLGGLELILALVLIYWESKAVCRPHFNTLPLITIKQDM, from the exons ATGCGCTACACGTTTAAGCCGGATGACTGTATGGTCATCTCCATTCCTCTGGGCAGCATCAGGAACATGAGGGACGGTCAGCTGATGCCAGAGAAGTTCACCTGCGTCTTCAAGGATGCTTACAAAGTCTTTCTGAAAGGAAGACCAAAGGAGCTTGGG gctGCTCAGCTCAGTATTGGTGCCTTCATCATCTGCATTGGCAGCCTCCTGTCTCTCGACTACAGTACAGTTCATCTGATATACACCCTACCTAGTGTACTG TTCATTGCTACTGGCGTTATGACCTTTGCATCTGGAAGTTCTCCATTTATGCCAGTG GTGAAGCTGTCCTTCATCTTCAACATCATCAGCCTCTTCTGGTCCATCACCCTTCTGGTTCTCTGCCCATTATTATCAGCGGAGACCTCATTT gATTCCAGTCCTGACGAAACCAGAAAG tTACCGATGTTCATTGGGCTGAAGGCTGTGATCGGTGTTTTGGGTGGGCTTGAGCTGATTCTGGCTCTGGTTCTGATCTACTGGGAGAGTAAAGCTGTGTGCAGACCTCACTTCAACACTCTG CCCTTGATCACCATCAAGCAAGACATGTGA